Proteins found in one Scomber scombrus chromosome 15, fScoSco1.1, whole genome shotgun sequence genomic segment:
- the LOC133995669 gene encoding uncharacterized protein LOC133995669, with amino-acid sequence MATLVSSRTSSETKPWWTLRFPVPEEAKLPQSITEPPPCFTVGRVFFTAISNVSSRYQDIISKSILISSGFPAVYQLKTKKEKFGTLTRKTVGEKNPNEKKKTILLVGETGTGKSTLVNALVNYTMGVKFEDNIWFEIVEDEKRSQIESQTSDVIVYEIFGYEGKTLPYSLTIIDTPGFGDTRGIEYDFIVRQRLFDLFSSDDGVHELSAVGLVLKASENRVSDRLKYIFDSVMSLFGKDIEKNIVALITHSDGRRPKNVLKALEAANIKCAKDERNLPVHFLFDNCQSENRIEEELEDLKDSYDVTMKGMCQFTDFIGRTAPQELSMTIEVLNARIQLTACIHNLQERIELNELKQMEIQQTEEALREHQQGSEEKITIEVDEVYKEKENIDGGMWWIIFYQGAICCDVCEENCHYPCTMAWNPGHCKVMKKGSCTVCTKKCPVSAHVKDKMRYVSKTRKVKKTLEELKQKYEAQHQEIEDVLLSLKMEKEKLNREKNVLLDESYQHVVKLEQIALNVSSVSTYVHLDFLIEKMKERGDTEKVQKLEEMKNQVDEKTKKAFGSLFGRFTASVRCPRF; translated from the exons ATGGCCACTCTAGTATCTTCCAGGACTTCTTCTGAAACCAAGCCTTGGTGGACTTTGAG GTTCCCAGTGCCAGAGGAAGCAAAGCTGCCCCAGAGCATCACTGAGCCACCGCCATGCTTCACTGTAGGCAGGGTGTTCTTTACAGC GATCAGTAACGTTTCATCCAGATACCAGGACATCATCTCCAAAAGTATTCTGATCTCTTCAGGATTTCCTGCTGTCTACCAgctgaaaacaaagaaagagaagtttGGGACTCTGACAAGAAAAACTGTTGGAGAGAAAAACccgaatgagaaaaagaaaaccatcTTACTTGTAGGCGaaacaggaacaggaaaatCTACTCTGGTCAACGCTCTGGTCAACTACACCATGGGAGTGAAGTTTGAGGACAACATCTGGTTTGAGATCGTAGAAGATGAGAAGAGGAGTCAGATAGAGAGTCAGACATCAGATGTGATCGTGTACGAGATCTTTGGTTATGAAGGTAAAACTCTGCCCTACTCTCTGACCATCATCGATACTCCTGGATTCGGAGACACCAGAGGGATCGAATATGATTTCATTGTTAGACAAAGATTATTTGACTTGTTCAGCTCAGACGATGGAGTTCATGAACTTTCTGCAGTGGGTCTGGTGCTGAAGGCGAGTGAGAATCGAGTGAGTGATCGACTGAAGTACATCTTTGATTCAGTGATGTCTCTGTTTGGAAAAGACATTGAGAAGAACATTGTAGCTCTCATCACACACTCAGATGGAAGAAGACCGAAAAATGTTCTGAAAGCTCTTGAAGCTGcaaatattaaatgtgccaAAGATGAGAGGAATCTgcctgttcacttcctgtttgataaTTGCCAGAGTGAAAACCGCATCGAGGAAGAGTTAGAGGACCTTAAAGACTCATATGATGTAACAATGAAAGGAATGTGCCAGTTTACAGATTTTATAGGAAGAACTGCACCTCAAGAGTTGAGTATGACAATTGAAGTGTTGAACGCACGTATCCAGCTGACAGCCTGCATCCACAACTTACAGGAACGTATTGAGCTGAATGAACTGAAACAGATGGAGATCCAACAGACTGAAGAAGCTCTGAGGGAACATCAACAAGGGAGTGAGGAGAAGATAACCATAGAAGTTGATGAGGTctacaaagagaaagaaaatattgatgGTGGGATGTGGtggattattttttatcaagGAGCTATCTGTTGTGATGTCTGTGAAGAAAACTGTCACTACCCATGCACAATGGCCTGGAATCCTGGGCACTGCAAGGTCATGAAAAAAGGCAGCTGCACTGTTTGTACCAAGAAGTGTCCTGTATCAGCTCATGTGAAAGACAAGATGAGGTACGTGAGCAAGACCAGGAAAGTTAAAAAGACCTTGGAGGAGTTGAAGCAGAAATATGAAGCACAGCATCAGGAGATCGAGGACGTGTTGTTGTCTCTtaaaatggagaaagaaaagctcAACAGAGAGAAGAATGTTTTGCTGGATGAGTCCTACCAACATGTGGTCAAACTGGAGCAGATTGCCCTGAATGTTAGTTCAGTGTCCACTTATGTCCACTTGGACTTCCTGAttgagaagatgaaggagagaggagacacagagaaggTGCAAAAGCTTGAGGAGATGAAGAATCAAGTGGATGAAAAAACCAAGAAAGCGTTTGGTTCCCTTTTTGGCAGATTTACAGCATCAGTTCGTTGTCCCAGATTCTAA